Within candidate division WOR-3 bacterium, the genomic segment TAGCAGCATGTCTCCATCGTCAATTACTAATAATGGACCGGTCAAAGATCGCGGTAACGGTGTTACCAGAATGCAGAATACCTACAGTATAAGAATCAATAACATGTATTTCTAAAATGCAAGGAGGTTTAGATGCCTACAAACTTTACCGCCTTATATATCTTATTGATCCTCCTGCCTGGTTTTGTCACCAGCAAAATCACAAGTGCAATCGTCGTCAAGAAAACCGCTTCGGAGTTAGGACAGGTTATCGATGCTCTCGTCTTTACTCTTATTGACCTTGCCTTGTTTATTGTAATAACAAGCATTCTGAAATTCAATCTAACCACTATTACATCTTCGAGTTCAACTTCAGCCGCGTTAGTAAATATTCAAAAATTTGTGATTATGATTTTTATTATTGCCATAATAGTCGGAATACTCCACGGCTGGGCAATAAACAAAGACCTATACTACAAACTGCTACGCACCCTTGGAATCACAACGATAACCGGGAGTTTAGATGTGTGGAATCAGGTATTCAATACGTATTTGGGATGTATCGTGCGAATAAGAATGAATAACAACTCGATAATTGAAGGATGGCCGGAGTATTTTTCAGACACAGCTGATAGTATGAGCCTATTCCTCAGGGATGTCGTAATTATTAGCAAAGATGGCAAAGAAGAAAAAATACCGGCTTTGATGATTACAAACAAGGAAGAAGTCAAATTAATTGAATTCTATCATGAAAAAAAATTATCACCACAAGATGAGAATTAAAGGGAGGTCTACATGATGCCAAAGGTGGGTAAAGGCATGAAACCGCGAAGGCTTCGGCCAACAAAACCAAGACCTAAACCTGCAAAGAAGAAGAAAATTGTAGGAAAAGGTGAACGACCCGGATCAAAAACACGACCGCCGCGATCTGAGACATAGCATACAAGTGAGATTAGTCCCGTGCGTAATGGCATCCGGAAGAAACTATATACCGATCATCTCGCACGGAGAAGTCGACATAGGAGTCTATCTACCTTTCGGTTGGATCTTTTGCACAATTATGATATAATCAATTTCAATTCATCACAATATACGCCGTAATGTTATCATTATCAGTTGTCATCTTTTAGAAACGTCAGTTGCGTGGGCCGACCGGGGCAACTCTCTGTAATTTACAATTCAGTGTTATAGGCCTGTTCATTACAACTCAATATCTGTGTACATGTCTCACAAACCTTTATTTGTCTTCATTTTGGCTGTTAAAAATAAAAAAAAAACATACCATTGCAAGAGATTGCTCCACATGGAAAATAGATGGGGTTATGAACAACGAGCTCATCAACATTACAGGGGGAGTCAACCTAATTAGCGAATACCAGTGGATTCACATAACTTCGAATCTACGAATACAATTCATACATACCCTTGATAAAAGGAGGTGATGGTATGCAAAACTAGCAACAAAAGATTAAGTAACCATGTAAATAAATGCCAAGGAGGGATGTAAAATGAAAAGGAAATTGTCAATCTTATCTATGCGAGAGCAAGGGTCTTATATGATCCTTCTGCTTATGGCTATATTAGGTAGTGGGGCTTTCGCGCAGGAAGCGAGGACTATGGTTCAATACAGCTCCGAACTTCCTACTA encodes:
- a CDS encoding DUF6338 family protein, which translates into the protein MPTNFTALYILLILLPGFVTSKITSAIVVKKTASELGQVIDALVFTLIDLALFIVITSILKFNLTTITSSSSTSAALVNIQKFVIMIFIIAIIVGILHGWAINKDLYYKLLRTLGITTITGSLDVWNQVFNTYLGCIVRIRMNNNSIIEGWPEYFSDTADSMSLFLRDVVIISKDGKEEKIPALMITNKEEVKLIEFYHEKKLSPQDEN